A stretch of DNA from Calditrichota bacterium:
AGGAGTTCTCAAACGCCGAATATACATCCTGGGCTTCGATATTATAAAAGATTCCACCCTTTTCTAATGCGCTTGAGAGTAAAAAAGTGTTGTTAGAAGCAGTCTCTTTGGAGGTTTTATTTTGTTTAATATCAAGATCGTGAGCCTTGGCCCAGGTAATTATTTCACTATGTTTTAAAACTGTTTTTTTATTTAGAATTTTAGTTGGGATTTTGCCTTGATGAATCCATCGCTGAACTGTCACCTCAGGTAATCCCAAAAGATTGGCAACTTCTTTTTGGGACATATATTTCCCAAATTTGTCTTTCATATTTATAATCTTTTTCGTTTCAAATTGGCTGGCAAAGGTAAGGGATAAACTCAATTATTACAAAAATAACAAAACTAAGACTTAACTTTGGACACATCACATTTATAATGTTTAAAAATAATAATTGTGATCGAGAATCCGAACGATTTTTATTGATAATCTGATATTTTTTTTTTGTATATTAGACCTCACTATTATTAAAAATTAATAATACTTAAAAAATTTTAGGAGATTTAAGAAATGGCAAAATATAAAGTTGCATGGTTACCGGGAGATGGTGTTGGCAATGACGTAATGGAAGCAACGCGCATCGTTCTTGATAAGCTAAATTTCGATGCTGAGTACATTCATGGTGATATCGGCTGGGAATTTTGGAAACACGAAGGAGAGCCCCTTCCTTCACGAACTGTGGAAATGATGAAAGATACAGATTGTGCCCTTTTTGGCGCGATTACTTCTTTGCCAAAAGAAGAAGCACAGGATGCTTTAGATGAAAATCTTAAAGATAAAGGTCTAGTATATTTTTCTCCAATTGTTCGTCTTCGCCAGGAGTTTAACCTGCACACAAACTTGCGTCCATGTAAAGCTTATCCGGGTAATCCGCTTAATCTAAAAGAAGGCATCGACCTGGTTGTATTTCGTGAAAATACAGAAGGTATGTATGGTGGCGTTGAGTTTCATCCAATCCCACAGGAAGTCTTTGATGTATTGGACAAGCATCACCCCAAAATGAAAAAATTCGCACAGTATGGTCTTGAAAACATGGCTATGTCCACAAGACTAATGAGCCGCCAGAAATGCCGCAATATTGTTACCCAGGCGTTTGAATACGCAAAAACTCATAACTATAAATCCGTAACTGTGGTAGACAAACCAAATGTTATTCGCGAGACAGGTGGTTTAATGATCCGTACAGCACGAGAAGTTGCTAAAAACTATCCTGGAATTGAGTTATGGGAAACAAACATTGATGCTCAAGCTATGTGGCTTGTAAAAAATCCAATGGACTATGGTGTAATGGTTGCTGAAAATATGTTCGGCGATATTTTATCTGACTTGGCAGCTCAATTGGTTGGTGGTCTTGGTTTTGCATCCAGCGGAAATATGGGTGATGATTACGCGGTATTTGAGCCAACTCATGGTTCTGCGCCAAAGTATCATGGTAAATACAAAGTAAATCCAATGGCTATGTTCTTAACTGCAAAATTGATGCTGGATTGGTTAAAAGAAACGGATAAGGCAGATCGTTTGGAAAAAGCCATTGCCAAAGTTATAAAAGATGGTAAAGCAAAAACTTATGATATGGGTGGAAACACAACTACTCTTGAAATGGCAGAAGCTGTAGCAGCGGAGCTGTAATAAATCCTTGAGTTGTCATTCAGAGCGAAACAGAGTGTAGTGAAGAATCCTTCCCCGGATAGGATACTTCGCTGCGCTCAGTATGACACTAATGTACAGACAGTGAATATTATAATAGGA
This window harbors:
- a CDS encoding isocitrate/isopropylmalate dehydrogenase family protein, which translates into the protein MAKYKVAWLPGDGVGNDVMEATRIVLDKLNFDAEYIHGDIGWEFWKHEGEPLPSRTVEMMKDTDCALFGAITSLPKEEAQDALDENLKDKGLVYFSPIVRLRQEFNLHTNLRPCKAYPGNPLNLKEGIDLVVFRENTEGMYGGVEFHPIPQEVFDVLDKHHPKMKKFAQYGLENMAMSTRLMSRQKCRNIVTQAFEYAKTHNYKSVTVVDKPNVIRETGGLMIRTAREVAKNYPGIELWETNIDAQAMWLVKNPMDYGVMVAENMFGDILSDLAAQLVGGLGFASSGNMGDDYAVFEPTHGSAPKYHGKYKVNPMAMFLTAKLMLDWLKETDKADRLEKAIAKVIKDGKAKTYDMGGNTTTLEMAEAVAAEL